From one Lolium rigidum isolate FL_2022 chromosome 4, APGP_CSIRO_Lrig_0.1, whole genome shotgun sequence genomic stretch:
- the LOC124648389 gene encoding uncharacterized protein LOC124648389: MDATSGVVRGDLVAQGTWLHHPGLRRPRFKSRLLRKPESGCLSCSTRWRVMATRHHISRSSLVVGRTACRPLALALFQSPTSLKIVVAKVWTEGWALSNTHEFQCFQIIHGVSKGSMGEVELGLLPTPQSSTTSTTPVALVVVLWRRVRRVASVLAVVFFYTSLF, encoded by the exons ATGGACGCCACATCCGG GGTGGTAAGAGGCGATCTGGTGGCACAGGGAACTTGGTTGCATCATCCCGGCCTTAGGCGACCAAGATTCAAATCACGTCTGTTGCGCAAACCTGAGTCAGGTTGCCTCTCTTGCTCGACCCGGTGGCGGGTGATGGCGACGCGCCACCACATCTCAAGGTCATCATTG GTTGTCGGACGGACTGCATGCAGGCCCTTGGCGCTGGCTCTTTTCCAAAGCCCAACTTCGTTGAAGATTGTTGTGGCCAAGGTGTGGACCGAAGGCTGGGCTTTGTCGAACACACACGAGTTTCAGTGCTTCCAGATCATCCACGGCGTCAGCAAG GGAAGCATGGGGGAAGTGGAGCTAGGCCTCCTCCCCACCCCCCAGTCTTCTACTACCTCGACTACCCCAGTGGCTCTCGTCGTTGTGCTATGGCGGCGAGTTCGCCGTGTTGCATCCGTCTTAGCTGTGGTCTTCTTCTACACCTCGTTGTTTTAG